Proteins encoded by one window of Rutidosis leptorrhynchoides isolate AG116_Rl617_1_P2 chromosome 7, CSIRO_AGI_Rlap_v1, whole genome shotgun sequence:
- the LOC139859191 gene encoding root allergen protein-like translates to MCRQMVAGICKTELLDDDGDEDDDVETLMMMKVSDNGGDEDDDMSGDEPDGGGEDDKEDFWYRTKIRHLARCGNSWNADVFKPYIKRPLCSLIFLHNKIFHFLAYILLRTIIIMAVVTVEMEFTSPLPAPKLFNVYSDFDNIATKVEPETYKSINIIQGDGGVGSIRSTTYADGYRFKGIISKVDAIDKTNLSLSNTGFEGDALMGIVDTATHHIKFVPSSNGGSISKHTVELKCKGDSTLGEDTINFVKEACGKTFKAIESYVNAHPEAY, encoded by the exons ATGTGCCGCCAAATGGTCGCCGGAATCTGCAAAACGGAGTTGTTGGATGACgatggtgatgaagatgatgatgttgagacattgatgatgatgaaggtatCCGACAATGgcggtgatgaagatgatgat atGAGTGGTGATGAACCTGATGGTGGTGgtgaagatgataaagaagatttttggt ATCGAACCAAAATTAGACACTTAGCTAGGTGTGGTAACTCATGGAATGCAGAC GTATTCAAGCCGTATATAAAACGGCCACTATGCTCACTCATATTTCTTCACAACAAAATCTTTCATTTTCTTGCATATATTCTTCTAAGAACTATAATTATCATGGCTGTTGTCACTGTTGAAATGGAGTTCACTTCTCCACTTCCTGCTCCCAAACTTTTTAATGTCTACAGTGACTTCGACAACATCGCCACTAAGGTCGAACCAGAAACTTATAAATCTATCAATATCATTCAAGGTGATGGTGGTGTTGGAAGCATCAGGAGTACTACATATGCTGATG GTTACCGATTCAAGGGTATAATTAGCAAGGTCGATGCCATTGACAAAACCAACTTAAGCCTCAGTAATACGGGCTTTGAAGGTGACGCCTTAATGGGTATAGTCGACACCGCCACTCATCATATTAAGTTCGTACCATCTTCGAACGGAGGATCTATATCCAAGCACACAGTGGAACTTAAGTGCAAAGGCGATTCTACCCTAGGTGAAGATACAATCAATTTTGTGAAAGAAGCATGCGGCAAAACCTTCAAGGCGATTGAGTCATATGTCAATGCTCATCCTGAAGCTTACTGA